Proteins co-encoded in one Chitinophagales bacterium genomic window:
- the topA gene encoding type I DNA topoisomerase — protein sequence MSKNLMIVESPAKAKTIEKYLGEGFTVKSCYGHIRDLAKGDKAIDIENNYNPIYEVSKDKKEVVKELKKAAKGAEVWLATDEDREGEAISWHLCEVLGLNEKETKRIVFHEITKPAILNAVQNPRLLNKDLVNAQQARRVLDRLVGFGISPILWRKIARSGSLSAGRVQSVAVRIVVEREREIRNFEVMPHFKITAFFEVKDAQGKKAIFKAELAKKIDEEATVEAFLKDCMGAAYAINDIKVKPGKKSPPAPYTTSTLQQEASRKLGFSVTRTMRVAQKLYEAGHITYMRTDSTNLSDTARTAAHSMIGSEFGDKYVQPRVFKTKSESAQEAHEAIRPTYFDKQTAGSDYDEERLYSLIWKRAVASQMADAELERTTARVGISTRSEELVGKGEVLKFDGFLKLYREAIDEDEAPEERDMLPPLTVGQVLDLKEMEARERFNRAAPRYSEATLVKKLEELGIGRPSTYAPTISTIQKRGYVIKEDRDGVKREYTLFLLDGKSQKIDKKIESENTGFERQKLFPTDTGIVVNDFLLEHFPNVLNYDFTAKIEEEFDEIADGKKEWNQMIDNFYKPFHKNVEETMETAERASGERELGIHPKSGKPIIARLGRFGPMVQIGGPEDEEKEYSAIRYPLTLETVTLEQALELFKLPRTLGEFEGHVVKAATGRFGPYVVHNKLFCSLKKDSGLTPLEITLEEAIEVIKNKRIEDAKKLIKEFDDYPDIRILHGRWGPYIKAGKQNVKIPKEKKETPEELTIEEVLKLIEEAPKKPARGRGASKAKATTPAKTKAAPKTKAGTKTTTTAKTKASPKGKTTAKPKASAKKDTKTKK from the coding sequence ATGAGTAAAAACTTAATGATAGTAGAATCGCCAGCGAAGGCGAAGACCATTGAAAAATATTTAGGTGAAGGCTTTACAGTTAAGTCTTGTTATGGACACATTCGAGATTTGGCGAAAGGTGACAAGGCGATTGATATTGAGAATAATTACAATCCGATTTATGAGGTCTCGAAGGACAAGAAAGAGGTTGTAAAAGAACTGAAGAAAGCGGCTAAAGGTGCAGAGGTTTGGCTCGCAACGGACGAGGACCGTGAAGGAGAGGCCATTTCTTGGCATTTGTGCGAGGTCTTGGGCTTGAATGAAAAGGAAACCAAACGAATTGTCTTTCATGAGATTACCAAACCTGCTATCCTCAATGCAGTTCAAAATCCAAGATTGCTCAACAAAGATTTGGTGAATGCCCAACAAGCAAGACGGGTATTGGATCGTTTGGTGGGTTTCGGCATATCTCCGATTTTGTGGCGAAAAATTGCCCGTTCTGGTTCTTTGTCGGCTGGACGTGTGCAGTCGGTTGCCGTACGAATTGTGGTAGAACGGGAGCGTGAAATTCGCAATTTTGAAGTAATGCCTCATTTTAAAATTACCGCATTTTTTGAAGTGAAAGATGCACAGGGCAAAAAAGCCATCTTCAAAGCAGAACTGGCAAAAAAAATAGACGAAGAAGCCACTGTTGAAGCGTTTTTGAAAGACTGTATGGGAGCTGCTTATGCCATCAATGACATCAAAGTGAAACCAGGCAAAAAATCACCTCCTGCTCCTTACACTACCTCGACATTGCAGCAAGAAGCCAGCCGAAAATTGGGTTTTTCGGTGACACGAACCATGCGTGTTGCCCAAAAACTGTATGAAGCAGGTCACATCACCTATATGCGTACCGACTCAACCAACTTATCTGATACTGCTCGTACGGCAGCACACAGCATGATTGGCAGTGAATTTGGTGACAAGTATGTACAACCGAGGGTATTTAAAACCAAATCAGAGTCAGCACAAGAAGCGCATGAGGCGATTCGCCCCACTTATTTTGACAAGCAAACTGCGGGCAGTGATTACGATGAAGAACGCTTGTATTCTTTGATTTGGAAACGTGCGGTAGCTTCTCAAATGGCGGATGCCGAATTGGAGCGTACGACTGCAAGAGTAGGTATTTCGACTCGATCGGAAGAATTGGTCGGAAAAGGTGAGGTATTGAAATTTGATGGTTTTTTGAAGTTGTATCGAGAAGCGATTGATGAAGATGAGGCTCCCGAAGAAAGGGATATGTTGCCGCCTTTGACTGTTGGGCAAGTATTGGATTTGAAGGAAATGGAGGCTCGTGAGCGTTTCAATAGAGCAGCACCCAGATACAGTGAGGCTACTTTGGTGAAAAAATTGGAGGAATTGGGCATCGGACGACCTTCAACTTATGCGCCTACCATCAGTACGATTCAAAAACGAGGCTATGTCATCAAGGAAGATAGAGACGGTGTAAAACGTGAATATACCCTATTTTTGTTGGATGGTAAGAGTCAAAAAATAGATAAGAAGATAGAGTCAGAAAATACAGGTTTTGAAAGGCAAAAGCTGTTCCCGACTGATACAGGAATTGTGGTAAATGATTTTTTGTTGGAGCATTTCCCAAATGTTTTGAACTACGATTTTACGGCAAAGATTGAAGAGGAGTTTGACGAGATTGCAGACGGTAAGAAGGAATGGAATCAGATGATTGACAATTTCTACAAACCTTTTCACAAGAATGTAGAGGAAACGATGGAAACTGCTGAACGTGCTTCTGGTGAACGAGAATTAGGGATTCACCCCAAATCTGGTAAGCCCATCATCGCTCGTTTGGGTCGTTTTGGGCCGATGGTTCAAATTGGAGGACCTGAGGATGAAGAAAAAGAATATTCTGCGATTCGCTATCCATTGACTTTGGAAACGGTCACTTTGGAGCAAGCATTGGAATTGTTCAAATTGCCACGTACCTTAGGAGAGTTTGAAGGGCATGTGGTGAAAGCTGCAACAGGGCGTTTTGGGCCTTATGTGGTTCACAATAAGTTGTTCTGTTCGTTGAAAAAAGATAGTGGATTGACCCCATTGGAGATTACCTTGGAGGAGGCTATTGAAGTGATTAAAAATAAGCGCATTGAAGATGCCAAAAAACTCATCAAGGAATTTGACGACTATCCCGATATCAGAATACTGCACGGACGTTGGGGACCTTATATCAAAGCGGGTAAGCAAAATGTGAAAATTCCGAAGGAGAAGAAAGAAACTCCTGAAGAATTGACCATCGAAGAGGTATTGAAGCTGATAGAAGAAGCACCTAAAAAGCCTGCAAGAGGACGAGGAGCAAGTAAGGCCAAAGCGACTACTCCCGCTAAGACCAAAGCTGCACCCAAAACCAAAGCAGGTACTAAAACTACCACAACTGCAAAAACGAAGGCAAGTCCAAAAGGCAAGACAACAGCGAAACCCAAAGCAAGTGCTAAAAAAGATACTAAAACAAAAAAGTAG
- a CDS encoding transglutaminase family protein, whose protein sequence is MQKELKYLLYLLEDEDKEVYTNISTKLVSYSTTILPQLEDAYDESLITGNVLLEERLIQVMDKINYELVSKSFQNWLQNHPNDLLQAMILIAKYQYRDLNEQRIQENIEEIVNNIDFEISRYNPPLQSVSIINKVLYDTYEFTTVANKENAEKHFALNHILSLKKGVPVSIAILYLIIASKLDIPISGILLNNNLVLAYFKRHGGWKKPAPKLQFYINPQDKGAIFTSNTLKDYLHESKIPFQPSYDKPACNLQIIKFALEHLAQTYHNAGQYGKVKDMQAWVSELNTALSNYNSNW, encoded by the coding sequence ATGCAAAAGGAATTAAAATACCTTCTTTATCTACTTGAAGATGAGGATAAAGAAGTGTACACAAATATCAGTACGAAACTGGTATCTTACAGCACAACTATTCTCCCACAATTGGAGGACGCTTATGATGAAAGCCTAATCACAGGCAATGTATTACTTGAAGAAAGATTGATTCAGGTAATGGATAAAATCAATTACGAATTGGTGTCAAAATCTTTTCAAAATTGGTTACAAAACCATCCCAATGATTTGCTGCAAGCCATGATATTGATAGCAAAATACCAATACCGTGATTTGAATGAACAGCGGATACAGGAAAACATTGAAGAAATTGTCAATAATATTGATTTTGAAATCAGTCGCTACAATCCTCCTCTTCAATCGGTTAGCATTATCAATAAGGTGCTGTATGATACGTATGAATTCACAACCGTTGCCAATAAAGAGAATGCCGAGAAACATTTTGCCCTCAACCATATACTGAGTTTGAAAAAAGGAGTACCTGTCAGTATTGCCATTTTGTACCTAATCATCGCTTCAAAATTGGATATTCCAATATCGGGTATTCTATTGAACAACAACCTTGTATTGGCCTACTTCAAAAGGCATGGAGGTTGGAAAAAACCAGCTCCCAAACTGCAATTCTATATCAACCCGCAAGATAAAGGGGCTATTTTTACAAGCAATACACTCAAAGATTACCTCCATGAATCAAAAATCCCCTTTCAACCATCCTACGACAAACCTGCCTGTAACCTACAAATCATAAAATTCGCTTTGGAACATTTGGCACAGACCTATCATAATGCAGGTCAATACGGCAAAGTGAAAGATATGCAAGCATGGGTCTCAGAATTGAATACCGCATTGAGCAACTATAACAGTAATTGGTGA
- the purB gene encoding adenylosuccinate lyase — translation MVLSSLTAISPIDGRYRSKVSTLAPYFSEFGLIHYRIYVEIEYFIALCQVPLPQLKGIKPEVFPQLRSVYENFQLKDAQRIKDIESTTNHDVKAVEYFLKEIFDNLGLQAYKEFIHFGLTSQDINNTATPLLLKKAFEAEYISMLSTLQNKLQELSVEWQDIPMLARTHGQPASPTLLGKEIQVFVERISSQVTLLQQVPFAAKFGGATGNFNAHAVAYPSIDWVAFSNHFVEKVLLLKRSQYTTQIEHYDYLAAFFDAMKRINTILIDLCRDVWTYISMEYFKQKIKKGEVGSSTMPHKVNPIDFENAEGNLGIANAILEHLSAKLPLSRLQRDLTDSTVLRNIGVPMAHTLIGFQSIMKGLGKLLLNESALHADLDNNWAVVTEAIQTILRREAYPNPYEALKALSRTNERITKQGITDFIYQLEVSEEVKQELLRISPFNYVGVFGK, via the coding sequence ATGGTATTAAGTTCACTTACTGCAATCTCTCCTATTGACGGAAGATACCGTTCAAAAGTCTCTACTCTTGCTCCTTATTTTTCCGAATTTGGTTTGATTCATTATCGAATATATGTCGAAATTGAATATTTTATTGCCCTCTGTCAAGTTCCACTGCCTCAATTGAAGGGAATAAAACCTGAGGTATTCCCACAGTTAAGGTCTGTTTACGAGAACTTTCAATTAAAAGATGCTCAGCGCATTAAAGATATAGAAAGCACGACCAATCACGATGTGAAAGCGGTAGAATATTTTTTGAAAGAAATTTTTGACAATTTGGGTTTACAAGCCTACAAAGAGTTTATTCATTTTGGCTTGACTTCCCAAGACATCAATAATACGGCCACTCCTTTATTGCTCAAAAAAGCTTTTGAAGCAGAATATATTTCGATGCTCTCTACCCTTCAAAATAAACTCCAAGAATTGTCAGTCGAATGGCAAGACATTCCCATGCTTGCAAGAACACATGGACAGCCCGCTTCGCCAACCTTATTGGGCAAAGAAATACAGGTGTTTGTGGAAAGAATTAGCAGTCAGGTGACTCTTTTGCAACAAGTTCCTTTTGCGGCAAAATTTGGAGGAGCTACGGGCAACTTCAATGCTCATGCAGTGGCATATCCTTCAATAGATTGGGTGGCTTTTTCCAACCATTTTGTAGAGAAAGTACTGCTTTTGAAGCGTTCGCAATACACGACTCAGATTGAACACTACGATTATTTGGCCGCATTTTTTGATGCAATGAAACGCATCAACACCATTTTGATTGACCTTTGCAGAGATGTTTGGACGTATATTTCGATGGAGTATTTCAAGCAAAAAATAAAAAAAGGGGAAGTCGGGTCTTCTACCATGCCGCACAAGGTCAATCCTATTGACTTTGAAAATGCGGAAGGAAACTTGGGCATAGCCAATGCCATTTTGGAGCATCTGAGTGCCAAACTCCCGCTTTCTCGCCTTCAAAGGGATTTGACCGATTCTACTGTGTTGCGAAACATTGGCGTTCCAATGGCGCATACGTTGATTGGTTTTCAAAGTATTATGAAAGGATTGGGCAAATTGCTTTTGAATGAGTCAGCTCTTCATGCAGATTTGGACAACAACTGGGCAGTTGTCACAGAAGCGATTCAAACGATTTTGAGGCGAGAGGCTTACCCCAATCCTTATGAGGCTTTGAAGGCTTTGAGCCGCACGAACGAACGAATCACAAAGCAGGGCATCACCGATTTTATTTATCAGCTGGAGGTATCAGAGGAAGTGAAACAGGAACTACTGCGAATCAGTCCTTTCAATTATGTTGGGGTTTTTGGCAAATGA